The following are encoded in a window of Labrus bergylta chromosome 16, fLabBer1.1, whole genome shotgun sequence genomic DNA:
- the LOC136183020 gene encoding protein VCF1 has protein sequence MLTENRKRQRSGGDEETGHLVPQAKRQSRGHPLSPEPGRDAWDSESSNSESSSSISSPEHAAGSCSSRCAVGPCSPLSASDPSELSRSTNPVSYQQINRILKHAHFQSLHSRGHVRDT, from the exons ATGTTGACTGAAAACAG GAAACGGCAGCGCAGTGGCGGTGATGAGGAGACGGGCCACCTGGTGCCACAAGCCAAAAGGCAGAGCAGAGGTCACCCTCTGTCCCCTGAGCCAGGCCGGGATGCCTGGGACTCTGAG TCATCCAAcagtgagagcagcagcagcataagCAGTCCAGAACATGCGGCTGGGAGCTGTAGCAGTCGCTGCGCTGTTGGCCCCTGCAGTCCCCTCAGCGCCAGCGACCCCTCAGAACTGTCCCGCTCCACAAACCCGGTGTCCTACCAACAGATCAACCGCATCCTGAAGCACGCCCACTTCCAGAGCCTGCATAGCAGAGGTCACGTCAGAGACACATGA